From the Vibrio vulnificus CMCP6 genome, the window GATCATCCAATCGTCCAACACCTTAACCACTTCACCGCGTTCAAGCGCATCGCGAATCACAAAATCATGGAAGATGCCGATGCCGAGCCCTTGTTTGACGCCGTTGAGGCGCATTTGCGAATGGTTAACGGCATAGCGACCAGAAACGGCTACCGAATAAAACGCTTCATCTTTAAAGAATGACCACAGGTTGTCTTTGTCGTTTTCCGCCAGATACAAGCAGTCATGCTCGGTGAGTTCGGTCGGGTGGGTGGGCATGCCGCGCTGCGCTAGGTAATCCGGAGAGGCGCACAAAACCAGATGGGTTTTACTTAGCTCTTTGAGCACCAAATTTTCATCTGGTTTGTCGGTCAGTTTAAACGCCACGTCAATATTGTCGCGGAACAGATCAATCTCGCCGTCTGCGGCGCGCAGTTTGAGTTGGATATTCGGGTACTGCTGCAAAAAGGGCACCACAAAGGGTTGCAACACGGAATTCAAAAACGCTTCAGGTGCCGCCACGGTTAAAGCTCCTGCCGGTTCGCTGTGGTCAGAGGCAGAAATCTCAATCGCTTGCTGAGCGGCATTCACCATCGCAATACTTTGG encodes:
- a CDS encoding LysR family transcriptional regulator, with the translated sequence MVNPKLIALLPDLASFILVVNEGSFTAAAKKLDVTPSALSKLITRLEQALQVKLFERTTRKLLITQAGQKVYDQSIAMVNAAQQAIEISASDHSEPAGALTVAAPEAFLNSVLQPFVVPFLQQYPNIQLKLRAADGEIDLFRDNIDVAFKLTDKPDENLVLKELSKTHLVLCASPDYLAQRGMPTHPTELTEHDCLYLAENDKDNLWSFFKDEAFYSVAVSGRYAVNHSQMRLNGVKQGLGIGIFHDFVIRDALERGEVVKVLDDWMIKSNYHGAIAMQYPQTKYMPARLRVFIDFINQKLVL